Proteins encoded within one genomic window of Gammaproteobacteria bacterium:
- the mtgA gene encoding monofunctional biosynthetic peptidoglycan transglycosylase translates to MPVARRRSLGWFARRAAAAIVLGTVLLVLPLRWLPPLTTSFIIITWVTKPAGAGPIRYDWTPREAISRRVPEALIAAEDQKFFDHHGFDLESIGKALRHNQTSRRTRGGSTISQQLAKNLYLWPGRSWLRKGIEAWFTAWLELLLPKERILELYANVAQFGPTVFGVGAAGRSYFGKPASRLNREEAALLAAVLPNPVRFSVARPSAYVQRRQQWILYQAARLDHANDAGSKLRSSWNN, encoded by the coding sequence TTGCCCGTGGCTAGGCGCCGCAGCCTGGGCTGGTTCGCGCGCCGCGCCGCCGCCGCCATCGTCCTCGGCACCGTGCTGCTGGTCTTGCCGCTTCGCTGGCTGCCACCGCTGACGACCAGCTTCATCATCATCACCTGGGTGACGAAACCCGCCGGGGCAGGCCCGATCCGCTACGACTGGACACCGCGCGAGGCCATCAGCCGGCGCGTGCCCGAGGCCCTCATCGCCGCCGAAGACCAGAAGTTCTTCGACCACCACGGCTTCGATCTCGAGTCCATCGGCAAGGCGCTGCGCCACAACCAGACCAGCCGCCGTACCCGGGGTGGCTCCACCATCAGCCAGCAGCTCGCCAAGAACCTCTATCTCTGGCCGGGACGCAGCTGGCTGCGCAAGGGCATCGAAGCCTGGTTCACGGCCTGGCTGGAGCTGCTGCTGCCGAAGGAACGGATCCTGGAGCTCTACGCCAATGTGGCCCAGTTCGGGCCCACCGTCTTCGGCGTCGGCGCCGCCGGCCGCAGCTACTTCGGCAAGCCGGCATCCCGCCTGAACCGCGAGGAGGCCGCTTTGCTCGCCGCGGTACTGCCCAACCCGGTGCGCTTCAGCGTTGCCAGGCCATCGGCCTATGTGCAGCGCCGCCAGCAATGGATCCTCTACCAGGCAGCCCGCCTGGACCATGCGAACGATGCCGGGTCGAAGCTCAGGAGCTCCTGGAACAACTGA
- a CDS encoding sensor domain-containing diguanylate cyclase, which yields MLERPFANTETLRLADLHSLAIFYTPLDARFDRLTRLAQKALGVQVAAIALAHQGKLWFKSVQGWNIHELELSASFCARTLARGELTIVEDTRLDAEFARHQLVQGAPHFRFYAGFPIRDRGGIVVGTMAAYDLSPRQVSPADVQALRDLGDLAQREFLTAELCDAQAQIIGKLDLARRSAMIDALTRVWNRRAAEDLLALAVEQAEREDSGLAVCMLDVDRFKEINDTAGHQVGDQVLRRVAATLVSNVRDGDSVCRYGGDEFLVILQRISREEVERITDRIRQRMAEFPLRTKSGQVMVGISAGTAWRAPGRHMSGESLIELADQALYRAKQASRSGSRSGITAS from the coding sequence GTGCTCGAGCGCCCCTTCGCCAACACGGAAACCCTGCGACTGGCGGACCTCCACTCGCTGGCGATCTTCTATACGCCCCTCGACGCGCGATTCGACCGTCTCACCCGCCTTGCCCAGAAGGCACTCGGCGTTCAGGTGGCCGCCATCGCCCTGGCCCACCAGGGCAAGCTCTGGTTCAAGTCGGTGCAGGGCTGGAACATCCATGAGCTGGAGCTGTCGGCGAGCTTCTGCGCCCGCACGCTGGCGCGCGGTGAACTGACCATCGTCGAGGACACGCGGCTGGACGCGGAGTTCGCCCGGCACCAGCTGGTCCAGGGCGCACCGCACTTCCGCTTCTATGCCGGTTTCCCCATCCGCGACCGTGGCGGCATCGTCGTCGGCACCATGGCTGCCTATGACCTTTCGCCGCGCCAGGTTTCGCCGGCCGATGTCCAGGCGCTGCGCGACCTCGGCGACCTCGCGCAGCGGGAATTCCTCACTGCGGAACTCTGCGACGCCCAGGCGCAGATCATCGGCAAGCTGGACCTCGCGCGGCGCAGCGCCATGATCGATGCGCTCACCAGGGTCTGGAACCGGCGCGCCGCCGAAGACCTGCTGGCGCTGGCAGTGGAACAGGCCGAGCGCGAGGACTCCGGCCTCGCTGTCTGCATGCTCGACGTCGACCGCTTCAAGGAAATCAACGACACCGCGGGCCACCAGGTCGGCGACCAGGTGCTGCGCCGGGTTGCCGCCACCCTGGTGAGCAACGTGCGCGATGGCGACTCGGTCTGCCGCTACGGCGGTGACGAGTTCCTGGTCATCCTGCAACGCATATCCCGCGAGGAAGTCGAGCGCATCACCGACCGCATCCGCCAGCGCATGGCCGAGTTTCCCCTGAGGACCAAGTCCGGACAGGTGATGGTCGGCATCAGCGCCGGGACCGCGTGGCGCGCGCCCGGCCGCCACATGAGCGGCGAGAGCCTCATCGAGCTGGCCGACCAGGCGCTCTATCGCGCCAAGCAGGCGAGCCGCAGCGGCAGCCGCTCCGGCATCACCGCATCCTGA
- a CDS encoding hemerythrin domain-containing protein translates to MTAIEILRNEHHVILEAMDLLEHQVHDIRRGDPFDAGFARWAVEFVSEFIDDAHHAKEEGVLFGLLAGHGLAQDCPPLADMLADHRRHRELAADMERSSARGDGLAFAGATLSLVELLRRHVLTENELVFNVAERLLTPADDAEAVRAFGRVVQERDGALVRQRHLAAIECWRRALEGSLPPGA, encoded by the coding sequence ATGACTGCCATCGAGATACTCAGGAATGAGCACCACGTCATTCTGGAGGCCATGGACCTCCTGGAGCACCAGGTGCACGACATCCGGCGCGGCGATCCGTTCGATGCCGGGTTCGCCCGCTGGGCCGTGGAGTTTGTCAGCGAGTTCATCGATGACGCCCATCACGCCAAGGAAGAAGGCGTGCTCTTCGGGCTGCTTGCCGGCCACGGCCTGGCGCAGGATTGCCCGCCGCTGGCGGACATGCTGGCGGATCACCGCAGGCACCGTGAACTGGCGGCGGACATGGAGCGCTCGTCCGCGCGGGGCGATGGCCTGGCGTTTGCGGGCGCCACGCTGAGCCTCGTCGAGCTGCTGCGCCGCCACGTCCTCACCGAGAACGAGCTGGTGTTCAACGTCGCCGAGCGCCTGCTGACGCCGGCCGACGACGCCGAGGCGGTGCGGGCTTTCGGCCGGGTGGTCCAGGAGCGGGACGGCGCCCTGGTCCGGCAGCGACACCTGGCCGCCATCGAATGCTGGCGTCGCGCCCTGGAGGGCAGCCTGCCACCCGGCGCCTGA
- a CDS encoding glycosyltransferase translates to MPRRTVPIVAFVVLMNLGIWAWVNRPQDEVAWNGVLRGVSFSPYQAKEDPLANRFPTTQEIDRDLQVVASRVSRVRTYSSLDGMEQIPALAKKYGLKVTAGAWLDTRTERNERELRNLVRNARNQSNIERVIVGNESILRGDFKPAELARILHRVREQIRQPISTAEPWHVWIRHPELAKEVDFIAAHILPYWEGIPADQALKFTVERYDQLRKAFPDKPILIAEVGWPSHGNRREQAVASQVNQARFLRRFLNTADTRGMDYFIMEAFDQPWKRGIEGTVGAYWGLLDADRSPKFAMSGPVVENSWWPAQAAFAVLVALLPMIWFVARWQHLRSQGRLFFAFLIQAATSLVTWAAFVPFTEYMSAGATFMWSVLLPAQLLIVLVMLVNGLELTEMTWTRKLRRQFRPLPASEGSHQPKVSIHVAICNEPPQLVIETLESLARLDYPDFEVLVIDNNSRDDSSWKPVQAHCAQLGPRFRFFTLGKWPGFKAGALNFGLTQTAPDAEVVAVVDADYIVERDWLARLAPYFADPSVGFVQAPQDHRDWQGDRFQELCNFEYSGFFHIGMVHRNERDAIIQHGTMTMIRKAALSGLGGWAEWCICEDAELGLRLMSNGYRSVYVNHVFGRGLTAQSFAGYKGQRYRWAYGAVQILKRYWRNLLPWTRGPLTSGQRFHFLTGWAPWFADGLQLLFTVMALFWTVGLLAAPRAFEFPIAAFLVPSIGMFAFKMVHSLWLYTLHVPSSWRQRLGAAAAATALTHSIARAMLKGMYTSNAPFFRTPKAEDKPAVVRAILAAREESLILLGLWIAALAVAGRYGIGYIEVQLWVAVLMVQSVPYIAALYLSLMNARPVPRALAAAAAEPKAAAPVLAADAIEGVDRQPA, encoded by the coding sequence ATGCCACGACGGACCGTCCCGATAGTTGCTTTCGTAGTCCTGATGAATCTCGGCATCTGGGCCTGGGTCAACCGGCCGCAGGACGAGGTTGCCTGGAATGGCGTGCTTCGCGGCGTGTCGTTCTCTCCCTACCAGGCCAAGGAAGATCCGCTGGCCAACCGCTTCCCGACGACCCAGGAGATCGACCGCGACTTGCAGGTCGTCGCCAGCCGCGTCTCCCGCGTGCGTACCTACTCGTCGCTGGACGGCATGGAGCAGATTCCCGCGCTGGCGAAGAAGTACGGCCTGAAGGTCACCGCAGGCGCGTGGCTCGACACCCGCACCGAGCGCAACGAACGGGAGTTGCGCAACCTGGTGCGCAATGCGCGCAACCAGTCGAACATCGAGCGGGTCATCGTCGGCAACGAGAGCATCCTGCGCGGTGACTTCAAGCCGGCCGAGCTCGCCCGCATCCTCCACAGGGTCCGCGAGCAGATCAGGCAACCGATCAGCACCGCGGAACCCTGGCATGTCTGGATCCGCCATCCGGAGCTGGCGAAGGAAGTCGACTTCATCGCCGCCCACATCCTGCCGTACTGGGAAGGGATACCGGCCGACCAGGCGCTGAAATTCACCGTGGAGCGCTACGACCAGCTTCGCAAGGCGTTTCCCGACAAGCCGATCCTGATCGCCGAAGTCGGCTGGCCCAGCCACGGCAACCGCCGCGAGCAGGCTGTCGCCTCGCAGGTCAACCAGGCGCGGTTCCTGCGCCGCTTCCTCAACACCGCCGACACCCGCGGCATGGACTACTTCATCATGGAGGCCTTCGACCAGCCGTGGAAGCGCGGCATCGAAGGCACGGTGGGCGCCTACTGGGGCCTGCTGGATGCCGACCGGAGCCCGAAGTTCGCCATGAGCGGCCCGGTGGTCGAGAACAGCTGGTGGCCGGCACAGGCTGCCTTCGCGGTGCTGGTGGCGCTGCTGCCGATGATCTGGTTCGTGGCACGCTGGCAGCACCTGCGCAGCCAGGGACGGCTGTTCTTCGCCTTCCTGATCCAGGCGGCCACCTCGCTGGTCACCTGGGCGGCGTTCGTGCCGTTCACCGAGTACATGAGTGCTGGCGCCACCTTCATGTGGAGCGTGCTGCTGCCGGCCCAGCTGCTGATCGTGCTGGTGATGCTGGTCAACGGACTCGAGCTCACGGAGATGACCTGGACGCGGAAGCTGCGCCGGCAGTTCCGGCCGCTGCCTGCCAGCGAAGGCAGCCACCAGCCGAAGGTCTCCATACACGTCGCCATCTGCAACGAGCCTCCGCAGCTCGTCATCGAGACCCTGGAAAGCCTCGCCCGCCTCGACTACCCGGACTTCGAGGTGCTGGTGATCGACAACAACAGCCGCGATGACTCCAGCTGGAAGCCCGTGCAGGCCCACTGCGCGCAACTCGGCCCGCGGTTCCGCTTCTTCACGCTCGGCAAGTGGCCCGGCTTCAAGGCCGGCGCGCTCAATTTCGGCCTGACGCAGACGGCGCCCGACGCTGAAGTGGTCGCCGTGGTCGATGCCGACTACATCGTCGAGCGCGACTGGCTGGCCAGGCTCGCCCCCTACTTCGCCGATCCCTCGGTCGGTTTCGTGCAGGCGCCGCAGGATCACCGCGACTGGCAAGGCGACCGCTTCCAGGAACTGTGCAACTTCGAGTACAGCGGCTTCTTCCACATCGGCATGGTCCATCGCAACGAGCGGGATGCGATCATCCAGCACGGCACCATGACGATGATCCGCAAGGCGGCGCTGTCGGGACTCGGCGGCTGGGCCGAATGGTGCATCTGCGAGGATGCCGAGCTCGGCCTGCGGCTGATGTCCAACGGCTACCGCTCGGTGTACGTGAACCACGTTTTCGGCCGTGGCCTCACCGCCCAGTCCTTCGCCGGCTACAAGGGCCAGCGCTACCGCTGGGCCTACGGGGCCGTGCAGATCCTCAAGCGCTACTGGCGCAACCTGCTGCCCTGGACGCGGGGGCCGCTGACCTCCGGCCAGCGCTTCCACTTCCTGACCGGCTGGGCGCCGTGGTTCGCCGACGGGCTGCAGCTGCTGTTCACCGTCATGGCGCTGTTCTGGACCGTCGGCCTGCTCGCCGCGCCGCGGGCCTTCGAGTTCCCCATCGCCGCGTTCCTCGTGCCCAGCATCGGCATGTTCGCCTTCAAGATGGTGCACTCGCTGTGGCTGTACACGCTGCACGTGCCGAGCAGCTGGCGGCAGCGTCTGGGAGCGGCGGCGGCGGCCACCGCCCTGACCCACAGCATCGCCCGGGCCATGCTCAAGGGGATGTACACCTCCAATGCGCCGTTCTTCCGCACCCCCAAGGCCGAGGACAAGCCGGCCGTGGTGCGCGCCATCCTCGCGGCCCGCGAGGAGTCGCTGATCCTGCTCGGCCTGTGGATTGCCGCGCTTGCAGTCGCTGGCCGGTACGGCATCGGCTACATCGAGGTCCAGCTCTGGGTGGCGGTGCTGATGGTGCAGTCGGTGCCCTACATCGCCGCGCTGTACCTCTCGCTGATGAATGCCCGGCCCGTGCCGCGGGCACTGGCCGCTGCCGCAGCGGAACCGAAGGCTGCGGCCCCGGTGCTGGCCGCGGATGCCATCGAGGGCGTGGACCGCCAGCCTGCCTGA
- a CDS encoding LemA family protein yields MLVLAATATMLSGCGYNTLQSGDEQVRAAWAEVLNQYQRRADLIPNLVRTVEGYAQQEREVLKQVTEARSRVGSLQVTPELINDPAAFEKFQQAQGELSGALSRLLVVAEQYPNLKSDQNFRDLQAQLEGSENRIAVARNRYIAAVQAYNTTVRQFPSNLTAMVFGFAVKPGFTVQNEAEISRPPEVKFQTQ; encoded by the coding sequence ATGCTGGTGCTGGCCGCGACGGCGACCATGCTGTCGGGCTGTGGCTACAACACCCTGCAATCCGGGGACGAGCAGGTCAGGGCGGCCTGGGCCGAGGTCCTCAACCAGTACCAGCGCCGTGCGGACCTGATCCCGAACCTGGTGCGCACGGTCGAGGGCTACGCCCAGCAGGAGCGTGAGGTCCTCAAGCAGGTCACCGAGGCGCGCTCACGCGTCGGTTCCCTGCAGGTCACGCCGGAGCTGATCAACGATCCCGCGGCCTTCGAGAAATTCCAGCAGGCGCAGGGTGAGCTCAGCGGAGCCCTGTCGCGGCTGCTGGTGGTGGCCGAGCAGTACCCGAACCTGAAATCCGACCAGAATTTCCGTGATCTCCAGGCCCAGCTCGAGGGCAGCGAGAACCGCATCGCCGTGGCCCGCAATCGCTACATCGCCGCGGTCCAGGCCTACAACACCACCGTGCGCCAGTTCCCCTCGAACCTCACGGCCATGGTATTCGGCTTCGCGGTGAAGCCGGGCTTCACCGTGCAGAACGAGGCGGAGATCTCCCGGCCGCCCGAGGTGAAGTTCCAGACCCAGTGA
- a CDS encoding YgcG family protein, which translates to MAEVAVPPLRARVTDLTGTLDAAQAAALEQKLAAFEQRKGAQVAVLLVPSTRPETIEQYAIRVAEAWKLGRKGVDDGALLLVAKDDRTLRIEVGYGLEGVLPDAVANRIIDETIVPRFRAGDFPGGIDAGVGRMLAVIDGEPLPEPQAARPGGNFDALLSLLPVLFLFTVTIGTMLKRMLGQLGGAMATGVLAGGLAWWLASALALSLLAAVAAFLLTLASRAGPGGWASSGGRGWGGGGFGSRGGGGFSGGGGGFGGGGSSGRW; encoded by the coding sequence CTGGCCGAAGTGGCGGTGCCGCCGCTGCGCGCCCGGGTCACGGACCTCACCGGCACGCTGGATGCGGCCCAGGCTGCCGCACTCGAGCAGAAGCTTGCGGCCTTCGAGCAACGCAAGGGCGCGCAGGTGGCCGTGCTGCTGGTGCCGAGTACCCGGCCTGAAACCATCGAGCAGTATGCCATCCGCGTCGCCGAAGCCTGGAAGCTCGGCCGCAAGGGCGTGGATGACGGCGCGCTGCTGCTGGTCGCGAAGGATGACCGGACGCTGCGCATCGAGGTGGGCTACGGGCTCGAGGGCGTGCTGCCCGATGCCGTGGCGAACCGCATCATCGACGAGACCATCGTGCCGAGGTTTCGTGCCGGTGATTTCCCCGGCGGCATCGATGCCGGTGTCGGCCGGATGCTGGCGGTCATCGACGGCGAGCCGCTGCCGGAGCCGCAAGCCGCGCGTCCCGGCGGGAATTTCGATGCGCTGCTGTCGCTGCTGCCGGTGCTGTTCCTCTTCACGGTCACGATCGGCACGATGCTCAAGCGCATGCTGGGCCAGCTCGGTGGCGCGATGGCCACCGGGGTACTGGCCGGAGGCCTGGCCTGGTGGCTGGCCAGTGCCCTGGCGCTGTCGCTGCTGGCAGCCGTGGCCGCCTTCCTGCTGACGCTGGCATCACGGGCAGGTCCCGGCGGCTGGGCCAGTTCCGGGGGACGCGGCTGGGGCGGCGGGGGGTTCGGCAGCAGGGGTGGCGGCGGCTTCAGCGGCGGCGGTGGCGGTTTCGGTGGCGGGGGGTCCTCGGGACGCTGGTAG
- a CDS encoding TPM domain-containing protein yields the protein MHPAIGHLLTPRWWLRRRFPPASLVAITAAIGAAERQHGGEIRFAIETCLDLRKLRHADAGRRRALELFSQLRVWDTADNNGVLVYVLLAGHAIHIVADRAFTGRVTADEWSAACRLMEAEFRAGRFEAGAVAGVAAVSALIGRHFPPREGDRNELPDAPVILD from the coding sequence ATGCACCCTGCAATCGGTCACCTGCTCACGCCCCGCTGGTGGTTGCGCCGGCGGTTCCCGCCAGCGAGCCTGGTTGCGATCACGGCGGCCATCGGGGCCGCCGAGCGCCAGCATGGCGGCGAGATCCGCTTCGCCATCGAAACCTGCCTCGACCTGCGCAAGCTGCGTCACGCCGATGCCGGCCGGCGCCGTGCGCTGGAGCTGTTCTCGCAGCTGCGCGTCTGGGATACGGCGGACAACAACGGTGTGCTTGTTTATGTGCTGCTGGCCGGCCACGCCATCCACATCGTCGCCGACCGGGCATTCACCGGCAGGGTCACGGCCGATGAATGGTCGGCTGCCTGCCGCCTCATGGAGGCTGAATTCCGCGCAGGTCGCTTCGAGGCGGGTGCGGTCGCCGGCGTGGCCGCGGTGTCGGCGCTCATCGGCCGCCACTTCCCGCCCCGGGAAGGTGATCGCAACGAGCTGCCGGACGCGCCGGTCATCCTCGATTGA
- a CDS encoding putative DNA-binding domain-containing protein — MSALRELQRDFVAVMLRRAEPVTLARHLLPGGDLVRRIGVYRVNARENFAVALEAAFPALAGQLGTADFRRMAWSYQRRHPSPSGNLFETGRALPAFLADALAGTGEAWLADLARLEWAVQEAMTAADGDQRFDPAVVAVVPPESRGQLRFALHPSARLLALGFPCFDAWRAHQQGSRAVAPATAQSERLLVRRASDGVELHRLSRGDFACLEALAGGATLEQALDAPGAGAAAEAAARALAGWAADGILVAAHGPVAARGPTH, encoded by the coding sequence ATGTCCGCGTTGCGTGAGCTGCAGCGGGACTTCGTGGCGGTGATGCTGCGCCGGGCCGAACCGGTGACGCTTGCCCGCCACCTGTTGCCGGGCGGCGATCTGGTCCGGCGCATCGGCGTCTATCGGGTCAATGCGCGGGAGAACTTCGCCGTGGCGCTGGAAGCTGCCTTCCCGGCGCTGGCCGGACAGCTCGGCACGGCGGATTTCCGGCGCATGGCATGGAGCTACCAGCGCCGGCACCCCTCGCCGTCCGGGAATCTCTTCGAGACCGGCCGCGCCCTGCCCGCGTTTCTGGCGGACGCACTGGCCGGAACCGGCGAGGCCTGGCTGGCAGACCTCGCGCGGCTGGAATGGGCGGTCCAGGAGGCGATGACCGCCGCCGACGGCGACCAGCGCTTCGATCCCGCGGTCGTCGCCGTCGTGCCGCCGGAGTCCCGCGGCCAGCTGCGATTCGCGTTGCACCCGTCGGCGCGCCTGCTTGCGCTGGGCTTTCCCTGTTTCGATGCCTGGCGCGCCCATCAGCAGGGAAGTCGGGCAGTCGCCCCGGCCACTGCACAATCTGAACGGCTGCTGGTGCGCCGCGCCAGCGATGGAGTCGAGCTGCACCGGCTGTCACGTGGCGATTTTGCCTGCCTGGAGGCGCTGGCAGGCGGCGCCACCCTTGAGCAGGCGCTGGATGCACCCGGTGCCGGGGCCGCCGCAGAGGCTGCTGCCAGGGCACTGGCCGGCTGGGCAGCGGACGGCATCCTCGTCGCCGCGCACGGCCCCGTGGCGGCACGAGGCCCTACGCACTAG
- a CDS encoding DUF692 domain-containing protein: MRRRRRQHGARQAGFLTTAAVPAAEGRSRPIPATAGIGLRAAHHADFLATRPAIPWVEVHSENFFADGGRQLQVLDAVRRDYGLSLHGVGLSLGSTDPLDPEHLRRLARLVRRVEPALVSEHVAWGSMEGTFLNDLLPMPCTNEALAHLVSRIGQVQDALGRRILVENVSSYLRLAGSEMTEWEFLVALARRAGCLLLLDVNNIFVNAANHGFDPLVYLEAIPPELVAEFHIAGHSVVEAEGETLLVDTHDAPVTAAVWQLLGAALTRIGRRPVLLERDARLPPLPELLAEARLADQLMERAHVRVA; the protein is encoded by the coding sequence ATGCGCCGCCGCAGGCGGCAGCACGGAGCCCGGCAAGCAGGGTTCCTGACCACCGCCGCCGTGCCAGCGGCCGAAGGCAGGTCGCGGCCGATCCCGGCTACCGCCGGGATCGGCCTGCGTGCCGCGCACCACGCCGACTTCCTGGCGACACGGCCGGCCATACCCTGGGTTGAAGTCCACAGCGAGAACTTCTTCGCCGATGGCGGCCGGCAACTGCAGGTGCTCGACGCGGTACGCCGTGACTACGGCCTGAGCCTGCACGGCGTCGGCCTCTCCCTGGGTTCCACGGATCCGCTCGACCCCGAGCACCTGCGCAGGCTGGCGCGCCTGGTCCGGCGCGTGGAGCCCGCGCTGGTCTCGGAACACGTCGCCTGGGGTTCGATGGAGGGCACATTCCTCAACGACCTGCTGCCAATGCCCTGCACCAACGAGGCGCTGGCACACCTGGTATCCCGGATCGGCCAGGTCCAGGACGCCCTCGGACGCCGCATCCTGGTGGAGAACGTGTCGAGCTACCTGCGGCTCGCCGGCAGCGAGATGACGGAATGGGAATTCCTCGTGGCGCTGGCACGCCGCGCCGGCTGCCTGCTGCTCCTCGACGTCAACAACATTTTCGTCAACGCCGCCAACCATGGCTTCGACCCGCTGGTCTACCTCGAGGCGATCCCGCCGGAGCTGGTGGCCGAGTTCCACATCGCCGGGCACAGCGTGGTGGAAGCCGAGGGCGAGACCCTGCTGGTCGACACGCACGATGCGCCAGTGACAGCCGCTGTCTGGCAGCTGCTCGGGGCTGCGCTGACGCGCATCGGCAGGCGTCCCGTTCTTCTCGAGCGCGACGCCAGGCTGCCCCCGCTGCCGGAACTCCTCGCCGAGGCCCGGCTCGCCGACCAGCTCATGGAACGGGCTCATGTCCGCGTTGCGTGA
- a CDS encoding DUF2282 domain-containing protein: MTRKGQLISTAVTGLIALGTLAVSTGAVAADGAAKEKCYGIAKAGQNDCASKAHGCQGQAKNDNDPGEWKYVAKGECAAAGGSTEPGKQGS, encoded by the coding sequence ATGACCCGCAAAGGCCAACTGATCTCCACCGCCGTCACCGGCCTGATCGCCCTGGGTACGCTCGCCGTCAGCACGGGCGCGGTCGCCGCCGACGGTGCTGCCAAGGAAAAGTGCTACGGCATCGCCAAGGCCGGGCAGAACGACTGCGCCTCCAAGGCCCATGGCTGCCAGGGCCAGGCCAAGAACGACAACGATCCCGGCGAATGGAAGTACGTCGCCAAGGGTGAATGCGCCGCCGCAGGCGGCAGCACGGAGCCCGGCAAGCAGGGTTCCTGA
- a CDS encoding OmpA family protein — translation MRTVTLATAAVALGLSVPAANALEEVGQAYITPMATYINPDGRINGDKLDDGVQGGQLAAGFALEDHWNVELAVQRLTLDAEHSSASIDQTGLIVNVLNVYNRAGRFSPYLIAGLGFVNDDAGGANGDQDNLQAQGGVGLFTDLWGERVALRTEALYRWEDASDSLNDWMINAGFQVALGTRARPAPAPVAAAAPPPPPPPPPPPPPPADSDGDGVVDSADQCPDTPKGDRVGPQGCSCDVTRQVQFALNSAELTDEGRKTLDEVAETLTRLKFVSGSVVGHTDSSGAEAYNQKLSERRAQAVADYLQAKGIATGRLTASGAGESQPVADNKTKEGRALNRRVVLKRTDCDKP, via the coding sequence ATGCGAACAGTGACACTGGCAACCGCTGCCGTTGCCCTCGGCCTGAGCGTTCCGGCGGCGAATGCCCTGGAAGAGGTCGGCCAGGCGTACATCACGCCGATGGCGACCTACATCAACCCGGACGGCAGGATCAACGGCGACAAGCTCGACGACGGTGTTCAGGGCGGCCAGCTCGCCGCCGGCTTCGCGCTCGAGGACCACTGGAACGTGGAACTCGCGGTGCAACGGCTGACACTCGACGCCGAGCACAGCAGCGCCAGCATCGACCAGACCGGACTGATCGTCAACGTCCTCAATGTCTACAACCGCGCAGGGCGCTTCTCGCCCTACCTGATCGCCGGCCTGGGCTTCGTCAACGACGACGCCGGTGGCGCCAACGGTGACCAGGACAACCTGCAGGCGCAGGGCGGTGTCGGCCTGTTCACGGACCTGTGGGGCGAGCGCGTGGCGCTGCGCACCGAGGCGCTGTATCGCTGGGAGGATGCCAGCGACAGCCTCAACGACTGGATGATCAACGCCGGTTTCCAGGTGGCACTCGGCACCCGCGCCAGGCCGGCGCCCGCCCCGGTCGCGGCGGCCGCCCCGCCGCCGCCACCCCCGCCGCCGCCTCCTCCTCCGCCGCCGGCCGACAGCGACGGCGACGGTGTCGTCGACAGCGCCGACCAGTGCCCGGATACCCCGAAGGGTGACCGTGTCGGCCCGCAGGGCTGCTCCTGCGACGTCACCCGCCAGGTGCAGTTCGCCCTCAATTCCGCCGAACTCACCGACGAGGGCCGCAAGACCCTCGACGAGGTCGCCGAGACCCTCACCCGGCTGAAGTTCGTCTCCGGCAGCGTCGTCGGCCACACCGACAGCTCCGGCGCCGAGGCCTACAACCAGAAGCTCTCCGAGCGCCGTGCCCAGGCCGTGGCCGACTACCTCCAGGCCAAGGGCATCGCCACCGGCCGCCTCACCGCCTCGGGTGCCGGCGAGAGCCAGCCCGTCGCCGACAACAAGACCAAGGAAGGTCGCGCACTCAACCGTCGCGTCGTGCTCAAGCGCACCGATTGCGACAAGCCCTGA
- a CDS encoding peroxidase-related enzyme (This protein belongs to a clade of uncharacterized proteins related to peroxidases such as the alkylhydroperoxidase AhpD.) → MPQPPHVSKLPIPPEAELDADLRRYFDVCRERLGLLPNVLSALSLKPARLRNFINSYNTIMLGKDSRLSALEREMIAVVVSSHNRCYYCLVAHGQAVRELSGDPELGEMLVMNYRIARLPPRHRAMLDFAWKLTASPGEVGDADRATLRRAGFSSGDIYDLCEIVGLFNLSNRMAMGLDMMPNREYHAMHRQPVRRARGKPPAARKPRQGRR, encoded by the coding sequence ATGCCGCAGCCACCCCATGTGTCCAAGCTGCCGATCCCCCCCGAGGCCGAGCTCGATGCGGACCTGCGCCGCTACTTCGACGTCTGCCGCGAACGCCTCGGCCTGCTGCCCAACGTGCTGTCGGCCCTCAGCCTGAAACCCGCACGGCTGCGCAACTTCATCAACTCCTACAACACGATCATGCTGGGCAAGGACTCGCGGCTGTCCGCGCTCGAGCGCGAGATGATCGCGGTGGTCGTCTCCAGCCACAACCGCTGCTATTACTGCCTGGTGGCGCATGGCCAGGCGGTGCGCGAGCTGTCGGGGGATCCGGAACTCGGCGAGATGCTGGTGATGAACTACCGCATTGCGCGCCTGCCGCCGCGCCACCGCGCCATGCTCGACTTCGCCTGGAAGCTCACGGCGTCGCCCGGCGAGGTGGGCGACGCGGACCGCGCCACCCTGCGCCGCGCCGGCTTCAGCAGCGGTGACATCTACGACCTCTGCGAGATCGTCGGCCTGTTCAATCTCTCCAACCGCATGGCCATGGGGCTCGACATGATGCCCAACCGCGAGTACCACGCCATGCACCGCCAGCCCGTCAGGCGCGCCCGCGGCAAGCCGCCTGCCGCGCGCAAGCCCCGCCAGGGCCGCCGGTGA